CTTGCCGACTGACAACATTAAGAGTGGTATCAAAACGGGAAGGCATCTCTGGGACGTCCTGCCAGGTGTCTGTGTAGGTGACCAGGTCGCCTTTGGGGGAGATGATCAGTTTGGGGTGGGCGGTGTCAGGGTCAAGGACGACATCTGCTGCATCTGATTAAGAAAGAATGGATCAATCGTTTGTTTCTCCTAGAAAAGGTGAAAATATGAAATTCAAGGTTGAAATGAGAAAGAAATGTATTGCTTTTCCCACTGGACTTCACAAGAGATGTGGAGTTGCCATGTTTACCCTAAAGCAAACTCAGTGAAATGACAGAAATGGCCAAGAGAAACAAAAGGAACACTGATTGCATGGTATTGCAACTTGACCTTCATGTACGCCTCTAGTGGTAATTTGTAACTCTTGTCTTGCTGAGGAACAAGACTCTACTTAAAATGCCAGTCTCCTTGTGGCCCTGGGTGAACTCACTCACAGCTCTGAAACAGCTTCTTGGTGACAGGGACTTGGGATCTGATGAACAGCAGCAGATTGATGGTAAGACTGAGAAGCTGTTCATTCTTGAACTGGTCCGTGTGAATCAGGTCAGGATCAGTCAACTTCAGCGTCTCGGAAATTCTGATTACAGAAAAAGAAAGCGATTGGAGTTGATATTTTGTACAGCACTTGTACTGAcatgaacaagtaaaaaaaaaaaaataaaaaaaaaaaaataactgaaaacaagaTTACGTAAAAAGTTTTGGACCTATGGaaatttggtcatttttatcAGATGGCCGATGGTATTGGCAGATCCAATTATTCTGGAAATTGTGTCTTAAGTACTGATTCATGATATGAACATATGGCATAATGTACTGGAATAACATGTTCAGGAAAAACACTGCCGAAAAAAATCAGTATGGTTACTCTGTGTGGCTACACTGTGTGCTCAGCAATTATGCAACCTCTTTCATTCAAACAGACAAGGAAGTGTTCACGGTGTGGACATTTTCAGTAAACGAACAAGTggctaaaagaaagaaacaagagaTATGTCTGGATAGGAATTTCCCAAATGGTTTTCCTGCTGACGTTTCCCGGCTGCTTACGGACAATTAATTCTGGGTATGCATTAAGAGTCTGATTCATCATGTATTACATCACCTCACCTGTCAGATGGGACGCTCAGGTATTCCCCTCACATCACAAAACATCCAGGTCTGGTAATCACCAAAAGAACAGATTTCCCACAGGTGTTTGTTTGCCTTGGTATGTCTCAATggaatttgttgttgtttaaaagACGGAAGATGGAagtatacagtttttttttttcttttaatactTAACTTCAAATTTCTACCTCTTTGCATTGCAATAATGACTTTATGtggcagttttttgtttttgtgttcaaGTTTATGAAATGTAACATATatagtggcaaaaaaacaaccattaGTTACTTATGTGAACAtaccttttttctgtttcagcagCCTAGGTAAGGCATAGAAAGAACACATACTAGTTAGATGGTTCAGACATTATAATGAGTGTACATCTTCCAGAAGTGTTTTCAAAGCCTTGGAAATGTTATCATGTGAAAACGAAACAAAGGATTCCTCCTCGAGGTTACCTGAATGtccatttgttttgtgtccTTCTTCACCTGGGCACTGATGTTGGCCAGCTCCTGGTCCAGTTCCTGGGTGAGGTGGTAGCAATCTTCAATCCTCTCCTCCACGAACCTCTCTGTGGCCTCGTGCTCCATGTCCAGCTGGGTCAGTGTGATCCTGAGGTCCTCATCCAGAACCCGCTTCATGTCCTCATACTTTTTCTTGATCTTGTCCTTCACTTCATTGGTCTGTCTCTAGAAGGGGAAATAAGATAGTGGAGAATATCCAGTATAAAAAGGGTTGGACCTCTAGGCCATGTTGGATATGGTTGAAATTTACCATATTCAGCCACTGGTCTATTGAAGATATTTCAAACCAGGTAGAGTGCCTGATAGGATTCATTGGAGTGTTATCCACCTCATGAGCACAGTGTTCACTTTTAAAGCAATAATCTCATAAATACAATCAGTGACTGACCTGTGGAAGCATGCCAACATGAACTCATAATAAAAAGATTttctattttgaattttatttcacCACTGCCCTATTGATATTTTAAGCAAGTGTGATGAGTTCTTTTATCATACTTTATATGAAACATCCAATCATTGTACACTTAACTGGGTGCCTTTGTTGTTGAAGGAGCCCACTCCTCTGGATAGCGAGTCATGTGGTTGTGTATAAAATATTCAGAAGGTACCAAGAGATTCAGTTCTCAGCTAAGCATTATAATGGGCATGATGTGTGATTTACAACAGAGGTTTTCAAATGCCACCATGTTATGGAGCCCAGATATTCATACATTAGGCCATGGGCCAtcatttgataagattttgtcTCAGTAGTTATGTGAATAAAAGCTATGACTTAAATAGTTATAGTGCATATTCTAATTGGGATTGTACATTGTAGTGGAAATAAATTATTCCCCAGTTTCTAAAGGACCCCTGTGGGACCCTGGCCCCTCATCTGAACACCCATTCAAAGCATCtaagaaattatttttatttgtttatttatttatttttacataatataATATCTATAGTTTGCAGAGAttgctgaaataaacaaaaacactgagtcAGCAGTGGTCTTGTGGGCGAAAAGCCTTTTTGATGCGAGAGGTCAGAAAAATGCCAAGACAGGCAGACCACAAGTATGCAAATGACAGCTCAGTGCAGAGGGGGATTTCAGAATATATTACAACCTTGAAGTTGATCGGCCATGCCAGGTTCCAAGTCTGTCAGCTAATTGAAGAGGAAAAAGCTAAACTTTATCTGGTCTGATGAATCCCCTTTCTGGGGGTAACATGTCACAAAGAATACATCATATCAAGATGGTTTCAATGGGAATAcgacagggaaagaaaaaaacaacattcttTTGCACACATGTGAGGCAGTCTTAGCAACAGTGACAGTCCATAAAATTAGACTTCACACTTAAGCAAGTGCTTAAAACCCTTGACTGAAATGTAACCCCCTAATAAATTCATTTGTTGGTGTGCAAGTGCAGACAGCGTGCAGGTGTTATTTCTCTATTTTTAGGAACAGTAACTTTAGTTCATACCAATGGCCTGCACAGTCCCGAGATCGTAACACAGTACAGCACCTCTGAGATCAAGTGAAGCACAATGTTTGCTGCATGAATGTGCTGATGAAAAATCTTCAGAAACTGCATGACATGATTGTCTCAGCATAGACCAAGAACCTTGTGGAACGTGTCAAGCACCTTGCTAAATCTATGCCTTGCAGAATTCAGGCTGTTCTGGAGGCAAACAAGGGTGCTACCTAATATTAGCTGGCTATCTAGGGATGTTGTGTAGTATCTGATGACAACAAATTCAGTAAGTTCCACCACATGGCCCCTTTATTTTGGAGATGTAGAAGGTAGgccaatggaaaaaaaggaggtgGGAAACAGACAAACGTCAAAAGACTTACCGTCATCTCCACCTGCTTGGCTGCGAGTTTCTTCATCCTGTACGCGATagcatctctttgtctctgcaggTGTTGCTGATGTCTCAGAAAAGTTTCCTTtgagacacacagaaaacaaaaaaagtgaagaCAACCAAAAAGAACCAGATAAAGCACTGCACATGAAAGAGGCAGAAAGGAGGACTATGGGTGCTGGATCAACAGTGTCATCATGGTGTTCTCTTATGGAACCAAAGGGGAAGTGCTTACTTGagttttgtctttgatttgcttttcattcattcctgcTAACCCTTTGCCCTTCAGCTTCGAACCGTTCCTTCTGTCTCACCTCTCGGAACAGTTTTGAAGATTAAACTCAAGTCACCAGTGAAGCCACAGCCACCAGAGCTTTTATAGTGCTGCCTTGGATGCCAGGCCATTATTGTTGGGGAGGGCTTGGGGTGGTCTTGTGATCTCTGCATTGCCCCTCACCCTCCACCTCTACTGTCTGGGTGCTCTGAGAAGCATGCACCTTGTGCCATTAATGGAACTGGGAATGTCAATCTAAACTTTGGAGGCAGGGAAAGGAAACAAGGCTCTAGCAAGACAAATGTGGACTGGGACGGTaggacagacaggcaaacagttGCTCAATGCCCTACTAAACAAGAAGCTCAACAGAGCTCTATTTATTCTGACTTGACCGTCcttgatgtatgtgtgtgtgctttcggCCTATATGCATAGAAGTTATAGAAGTTTGCGAGACACAGATGACACACTGATGGTCCTTGAAAGTTCACGAACAATTCTTTTCCAAACTTGTGTGTCAAAGCGGCACATTGAGAAGAGCTGCTTGAAACATTTCTTGCACCTTCAGGCTAAGAAAGTTAAATTGGTCTCAGCCCACACGTGTTTTAAGTGCTCGCCATGACCCTGTCAAGCCTTATACACACATAGCAGAAATGGCTGGTACATATATACAAGTGGGTAAATGTCAAATGCATCAGAAGTAGCTGCCCTGTTAACTCCACTCAGCCTAATGACTAACATTATCCTGGCCCATTTCTCATTGGAGCCCATGTAAGAAGTGGCAGGTAATTTGCTTCTGTAAACTGAAACGTAGCTTATGGAGTGTATGACGGTGACTCCGCTGATAAATCAAGCTTTAATCACTCTAATATCCAGTCACCTGCCTCTGACCTCCAGAAACTTTCTCTaactcctcctctcttctcatccACCTTCCACCtacttctccctcctctctttctacCAAAGGGCTTGTAACCTACTTTCAGAAGAAGGTTAAAGACACCCAGAGCTCCTTTCTCCTGTGTCACTCCCTACCTCCTCTCATTATTTCACTATAACTCTCCCTATCTTGCCTGAGGCCGTGCTAAAAAGTGTCTTCACCAACAGACCAAGggcaaaaataagtaaaaaaccAAGCAATATATGAACATCATGTGCCCAATAAGGGGTAGAGACTCTCTGCCTTCAGAATGGCTCCAGTCCTTTGGGGAATGCTGTCATACAAGCCTTGACGTGGCTATAGTGGGACCTATTATTTAAGAAGCAAAGCCTTCAGTTCACGGAATAATGAATGATGAAGGCAGAAATCTAAGAGGTATCCCCCTTTTTTTAGAAATCTACCTTTGACACTGGTTCCAATTCCGAGACGGTTCATTCTACTGAGACACCGTTGTCCTGCAACTCCTACAGCTCATCCAGAATACTGCCTCATCTTCAGCCTCCCTTCACGCAACAGATCATGGTCCAGCTTGTGCTTTGGTTTTGCCTCTTGTGGTACCTAGACCCGTCTGCCCCCGTATCATCAATCCAGCCAATCGCAGCACTCCCCATGGCTCAGCAATGGTGGAATAATCTTCTTACCTCAGTGAAAAAAGGTAAGTCATTTCCCATCTCCTATCATAGGTTGAAATCCTATCAGCAAATAGTAGCACATATCTCCTTGCCCCCCACCCCTTTCCCTCAATTGCTagaattgcaaaaataaataaatacattaaattaaaaaaaaaaaaaaaaatgacactaacATTTTGTGGTCACATTAACATCATTGTGTAATCTAGGATTCTTGCTTAGTCATCTCTCTCTGGAAaaccttttacattttcagaaactaaatttgttttcatctcgCCCTTGATGAATTTTTGTGTGAAAGGATGTCATAGTTTCAACATGACACCAACAAATGCGTGCTGGCTAAAgtccaaaaaatgtaaaaaattaaatgaatgttCCTCGGTGCTCTGATAAGGGGAGTTTCCTTAAGGAAAGCTGTCTGAAATCCTGTACTTAAACAGCACAGGACACAGACTGTAAAGCCAGGAACCAGAAACACCACTTTGCATGAGGAATACCTCTTCACTGTCACAAGAGAAACCTTCAGCTACCTCCTATAGCAGCATTTCACAAAAGAGAACAAGCTGAGCAGGATCTCTTCACAGGTGCTCCACAGGTAAGCATGCTTATTTGTCTCGCCAGTTTCTGCTGTTAtagtttatgtgtttttactggcattcatttttttttattcctgtatGCTGTGGAAcaaacattttgttcatttgctaGATGAATAACATTCTCTTGTCACTGCCTCTTAAAGAAAGTAGTGACTTTTTGATTATATAAACATATCTGTGTTAGAGCATAGGCAAGATATGATGATAATTGATAAGTAAGAAAAATTAAAGTGACCAGTGAAACCATAACATGTGCTGAATAATGCACTCTCATGCATGTGGACAGTATCAGCAGCTTACTGCTCTCCTGCCCTACATCATGCTTTGTCTTCACTGAGGGatgagtttgtttttaatccaAAGTGAGAATAGTCTGCAGACTGAATTAAAATTTGCTCCCAAAATTAAATGGCAGATTGCTTTTTTAATGTTATCACCTTATCTGTCTGGCATCTGAGTATCTGATTACATGTCCATGCTCTATTTCTTTCGGTATTTATGAGTCTATTTTTAACACCATACAATGTTGATTTAAAAGCTCAACTGTTTTCTGCTTGCtttatttttacactgttttGAAGAGAcgtttttatattgtttttcaaAGGTGCCACAATGAATAGGAACCAGAGGAACTCAGGTAGTATATCACACCTGGAAatctctttgtctgtttctatGTTTGTGTCACACGTGTTCACTGAGACAATAAGAAAACCAGTTTTCGTTTGCATCCGACTTTATCTGGCCTAACTCATCAATAGCAGTGTTTTCTTACTGTTGTGCATGCCATTTGTCTCTTacctttttaatgtttgttatgttttgttattttggcttCTTTCATGCTTTGTGCATTTCCCCTGTATAGATCCCTGGCTTCTTTCCTCACATAACACCTgcataaaaacaacagtgatctaataaaagattaaaaaaaaaacaaaaaaaaacaaacaatgggCTTCTTTTTTCTAGGTAGAACTGCTGTGTTCTACAAACCAGTGAAAGTGATGAGATCTGGATACTTCTACAAATCTCCTGGCTCAAAACTGCTCAAGTCAGAGGTGAGTTTTATAAATACGTTTATTTCTAAAAGTTTATTATTTATGCCTTTCTTTGttgctttgcattttttctcatttctacCTTATCTCTTTGCATTGTTAAATTTCTTTGGCAGAAATCATGGAAGAAGCgtttttttgtgctgttcaAAATAGATGAGCAGGAGCACCAGCTCAAGTACTACAAGAATGCAGATGACAGGGACAGGCCGCTGGGAGGGATAGACTTGTCACAGTACGTTCTCACCCCAAATGCCCATGTTAAAGAGTCAGTTCACCAGTTTCTAAGTCACCTCATAATGGTaccaacaataaacaacatacAGGATCTTTAACTGTGTCAACAGCCTTCCACAAGTCTCTAATCATGCAGTATGCTGCCCCCCCTTTCCTCCTATCAGGATTTCGCTGATGTTTTTGAGCCCTCAAAATCACCCAAAGTGGGGATGGATCCAGAAGATCTTCAGGTGTCCCCCCTCCTGTGTGCTCTACATCCGTGTTAGCGAGCGAGACTACTTCCTTATTGGAGAGAACAGGTCAGTCAACTGGTTTTCATGAGAAGGATAAATCACTCAGATGGAATTTATGGTTTTAAGTATTGCATTACATTGCATGATATAAACCTCCCAGATGCACAAGGCAATGTAAGGCCAATTCACTTTGACTAATTTGGTGGAGTTTGCTCTGAACGGACAACTTGAGAGCAGATTTTGATTTCAGTTATCACCAATTACCACCGAATTAGTAGCAGTGCTTGAGTATTTGTTGGTGATTGGTGTTGGGGATTTTAAGAGCAGAGGATATGCAAATGAACACCTAATAACtcccaaaataaatgaataaataaataaaatacataacaaATCTTGATCAAAAGCTCTGTCTGTTGAGGTTTGTGAAGTTtgtcaaaatgttgaaaaattacattttagtaTGGTTCTTATGGTTTATTCTAACCCTAAatcttttgtttggaaaatGTATGGGATGCACACACTCTAAAGCTGAGATTATGTTTCCAGAGAGAGTGGATCTTAATCTTGTAATGGCCATGGACAGATAAACAGTGCCAGATACATACACATTTGATAACAGGTTATTATAACCAAGGTCTGGGCCGGTCGTCCCCTGCGAGGCCTTCACTGACACTTTCATCACAgctcataaaacacattttcagagttctaaaacaatcaaaatgaaattatgATGCTGCTCCCTTGTTTAGCAACAGGCAATCAACTGATAATGACTTTGGCTTCCGCTCTGCCCCACTGTTTTAAATTATTACTAAATGTCTCTATTTCCACTTTgcatttgatgtgattttggaATTGAATTTTAAATTGAATGTAATAACGATAAATTGTGGactctgaaaataaatgtttaaagtgTTTCAAACAACCTCCATTTGTCCATGCTCTCAGCGGTGACGTGGAGGACTGGTTCTCTGACCTATTTGAAGCCCTGAAAAACCGACCACACAAAGTCGGCAGCTCTGAGGTACACTAATTTGACTTCATTTGGCACAAGAATGTTGCTGTGTGCTTCCTGCTGCgtgttgaatttttttattacagatttGCAACATGTTTTAGGCCTGCATTTAGACTTACATTAACATTTGTTGTCTACAGAAGTCTTTATTGCATTGTATGCATTGCCTCATGTCATGTTTGTTCATCAatcaatgtctctctctctctctctgtttttttttttttttttttctactgtagGATTTGTCTTTTGAGCCGCATGTGATCACTGGGGTAAATATAAATCACTCTCTCAGCTATCAATTACTCTGTTGAACTGATAGTGGCCATGCAAACGCTGATAATAAGTAACGTCAGCAAACCATATCCAGAATAGGCGGCTACAATGTCTTCTGCATTTGCAAATGACCGTGAATGGAGTTATTGCATTTAATCTGCAATCATTATCTATGATCTCACAACTTAAATGCCCTCCATCTGAATTCACATCATCataagcattttcaaaacatctaattttattataatttaacaGTACCTGCAACACTTTTGTTATATTTAACCATGCCTATTGTTGACAGTCTATCAAGCCAAACCCTATCACCTCATCCTCCAAAATagctgtctctctttttcctgtCGCTTCACGCCTCTTTCAAAAGAAGCATCGCTCTGCCTCTGTGCCGGGAGAAGTGGGTTCACAATATTGCAACCAACAGTTCATGGATGAGGCTAAACATTTGAAATGACCGCACTCAGTCTGATATCAGctcaacaatacacacacagatgctcagTCAATCCAAAATTTGTATAAAATAAACTATCATTTCTTTTGATACATTCTCTTGACAGTATGGCCAGTTAAACTCACAGTAAATGATGCATTCAACTTCTGAGTTAAACTATTTGCTGATGTATTTGCCAGTTTAGACAGtattcacaaacacaacaatctGCTAATCAGTAAACCTCACCCTAAATCAGCGTGTGCACAGCTGTTTATGATCATAAATTCATAAATCAGCTGCTTTTCATTGCTTAAATGCCCACTGAAGAGCTTAATTAGAATTGTAGTTTTGTTATAAAGCACAACTTTACTTCACATCTTTAACTATTAACTGTAATAGTCTTTAGTCATTTCCATTACTAGTTCTTAAAGGgtgctttcttttgtttttcagggagATGTGAAACTACGGTCCATGTCTGATCCGCCCCCACCTACACAGGAGATGCGAACGGTACAAATCCTCACCTTGGCTGGATATTTCTTGGTTATTCGTAGTTTGTGAATGACCTTCGGGTGACATATGATGACATGAATCCGGGTGAAAAATATTATTAGATCTACACCAGTCAGAAAGGATTGGTGATGAAGATTAAGAGACACAAACAAGATGGAGCATTTTTATACTTTGAGACAAGTGAGGTGTGGACTATGTTGTAATCGGCTGCAACTCACTTTCTGGACGATGTCTCTGGGATTTTGTGCATTCAGATTTTTAGATATTTTGAGGTCCTTGGGTGATATTTTTGCTCTTACcaatttcatgttgttttctgatTGGCCCTCAGATTCAACAAAATTCAAGACCCTCCTCAGAGCCAGTCTATGACTACCCAAAGTCCTACCTAAGAAGCCCACAGGTAAAGGATGGCACATGAACAAGAGCGGCTCTGTGATTTCAGCTTTAGGCTTTCGTTATTGAGGCAAATAAAGACAGAGCAGCTAATCAGTGGATCATTAATAATTTATGGGGTTTTCCACCTTATCACCTCCCACATTGTGTTGTATTATTACTTGTGTTTTTTAGAAAAGTGAGGAGGACATTAGAGGCAAGGATGACACCAATATGTACATGAAGATGGAGGCAGTGTGAGTGATAATCCCCATCATGCACTGTCATGTATACACTGGATGTTTTCATTTCGTATATGTATTCAATATAATCGTGAGTTTGACAGTGAATTGTCTGCTTGATTTGAGCATTTATGTGaacttatttgtttattcttatGCATTCGTGTGTAACAGATATGAAACAGTCATGGTGGCAAAATGTGCTGAACTAGAGACTCAAGAGTTGTAAGTATGATTTATAGAATACCACATTTCTGCAGGAATAGAAGTAAACGTAGACATTCGGcttttcaagttttatttttaaaaaatcaaattgaaaatgtgccAGTTGCTCTTTTTGCCTGACTCCTGGGAGGACTGTAAGTTGTGTTCTCTGTTTCTAGGGGGGGCGTTCCAGAGGTAACAGGAGGCAGCCTGCTGAGGTCTGTCACTCAGGTCTATGAcaagatgaagatgcagatttCTCCACTGCCCGAGGAGACAGCTGCTGAGGACAGGTCGgtctgagctctgctgcagcttgttTTCTTTCAGCCTCCTTCTTGAAAAGACCGGcccacctctgcctctcctccctcacacaTGAGGCCATGTGTATTTTTGACTTGCGGCTTTGTCTTTCGTGTCACTGCTCCTCAATGTTGCATGTTTTGTCAGTGTCCCAGCTACTAAAATAGCTCACTCGCCAGATTTACCAACAGTAATCTCTGTGTTTCAACTAGCTAGACTGTCAACAATGATGGTGTTATTTTTACTGCAAGATACTATTGGCACTCCTGAGCCGGTGAAGACATAAGAATTTCACAAAGGC
This genomic interval from Myripristis murdjan chromosome 19, fMyrMur1.1, whole genome shotgun sequence contains the following:
- the LOC115378185 gene encoding E3 ubiquitin-protein ligase TRIM39, which gives rise to MNEKQIKDKTQETFLRHQQHLQRQRDAIAYRMKKLAAKQVEMTRQTNEVKDKIKKKYEDMKRVLDEDLRITLTQLDMEHEATERFVEERIEDCYHLTQELDQELANISAQVKKDTKQMDIQAAETEKRISETLKLTDPDLIHTDQFKNEQLLSLTINLLLFIRSQVPVTKKLFQSYAADVVLDPDTAHPKLIISPKGDLVTYTDTWQDVPEMPSRFDTTLNVVSRQGFSEGRHYWEVEVSGKTYWELGLTYPSIPRKGREEDCWLGRGRESWCVEYFTGDYTAWHGGVPHELPLVAGKQFTRIGVYCSFPGGLVCFLGADTMTPLHCFCAGTFTNTLHQAICPGHDNQGTNWKPLQICDASRSAPTL
- the LOC115378447 gene encoding pleckstrin homology domain-containing family S member 1-like, with translation MNRNQRNSGRTAVFYKPVKVMRSGYFYKSPGSKLLKSEKSWKKRFFVLFKIDEQEHQLKYYKNADDRDRPLGGIDLSQISLMFLSPQNHPKWGWIQKIFRCPPSCVLYIRVSERDYFLIGENSGDVEDWFSDLFEALKNRPHKVGSSEDLSFEPHVITGGDVKLRSMSDPPPPTQEMRTIQQNSRPSSEPVYDYPKSYLRSPQKSEEDIRGKDDTNMYMKMEAVYETVMVAKCAELETQELGGVPEVTGGSLLRSVTQVYDKMKMQISPLPEETAAEDSDEVKDRDSKDLTDYSSSSSENRAGSPEEMLSGQNPGKLEKQSSSESIGGTALEEKDIEVSRADLKKHLTLMDVDGKPCVFGWTGQQQTGCLFHKGDQILAINDLHTSSVEEFNLYHSKILKNQVKLTILRLPGCQPLHSPSYVCSD